One Actinomycetes bacterium genomic region harbors:
- a CDS encoding DUF6325 family protein, translated as MTVNIDELGPVDWIVVEFPGSKFNGEIAPVLKDYVDRGLIRILDLLILKKDADGAFEAFETSDLDDSEIGDLR; from the coding sequence ATGACCGTCAACATTGACGAGCTCGGCCCGGTCGACTGGATCGTGGTGGAGTTCCCGGGCAGCAAGTTCAACGGTGAGATCGCCCCGGTCCTGAAGGACTACGTCGACCGCGGGCTGATCCGGATCCTGGACCTGCTGATCCTCAAGAAGGACGCCGACGGCGCCTTCGAGGCGTTCGAGACCTCCGACCTCGACGACAGCGAGATCGGCGACCTGCGCG